The following are from one region of the Nicotiana tabacum cultivar K326 chromosome 3, ASM71507v2, whole genome shotgun sequence genome:
- the LOC142176388 gene encoding uncharacterized protein LOC142176388 produces the protein MDPGSTFSYVTPYFAINLGLEPEQLNEPFLVSTPVGESVKVRRVYRGCIVSVQGCNTKADLIELEMVDFDVIMSKFISYLKAQRMIGKGRLAYLAHIINTELEPPTLQSVPVIREFSEVFPDDLPGHPPERIIDFDIDLMPGTQPIYIPPYRMAPA, from the exons ATGGATCCAGGTTCAACGTTTTCATAtgtgactccatactttgcaattaacctTGGGCTAGAACCTGAACAACTTAATGAGCCATTCctagtatctactccagttggcgagTCAGTAAAAGTCAGAAGAGTCTATAGAGGTTGTatagtttcagtccaaggttGCAACACCAAGGCCGATCTCATAGAATTAgaaatggtggatttcgatgtgatCATGA gtaagtttatttcttaccttaaggcacaaCGAATGATCGGTAAGGGGCGTCTTGCCTATTTGGCTCACATCATTAATACAGAATTAGAACCACCAACTCTTCAGTCTGTGCCTGTTATTAGAGAATTTTCAGAAGTTTTTCCAGATGACCTTCCCGGACATCCTCCTGAAAGAATCATAGACTTTGACATTGATCtcatgccaggcactcagcccatatatATACCTCCTTATAGGATGGCTCCGGCATAA